One segment of Dissulfurirhabdus thermomarina DNA contains the following:
- the queA gene encoding tRNA preQ1(34) S-adenosylmethionine ribosyltransferase-isomerase QueA, which produces MTRGFSLSEYDYPLPESAIARYPAPRRTGSRLLVMDRRTGRLADRRFAEVGAYLRPGDCLVLNDTAVFPARLRGRKPTGGRVELLLLGFPREAGDGTAEARALCRASKGLRAGQRVEVAPDLEVEVLAVEGGGEARVRLHYRGGLARVLDRRGEVPLPPYIRRAPEAPDRRRYQTVYAARTGSVAAPTAGLHFSRGLLEEIRAAGVRVARVTLHVGYGTFAPIRVDDVRAHRIHEEWVSVPAEAVAAVAETRRAGGRVVAVGTTTVRALEWAAEGEGGLEPREGACGLYILPGHRFRVVDALVTNFHLPRSSLLVLVAAFAGLDPVLRAYAHARDRGYRFYSYGDAMLIL; this is translated from the coding sequence ATGACCCGGGGATTCTCCCTCTCCGAGTACGACTACCCGCTTCCGGAATCCGCCATCGCCCGGTACCCGGCGCCCAGGCGGACGGGTTCGCGCCTCTTGGTGATGGACCGGCGGACGGGCCGGCTCGCCGACCGCCGCTTCGCCGAGGTGGGGGCCTATCTCCGGCCGGGTGACTGCCTGGTCCTGAACGACACGGCGGTCTTCCCCGCCCGTCTCCGCGGCCGGAAGCCCACGGGCGGCCGGGTGGAGCTGCTCCTCCTCGGCTTTCCCCGGGAGGCGGGGGACGGGACGGCCGAGGCCCGGGCCCTGTGCCGCGCCTCCAAGGGGCTTCGGGCCGGGCAGCGCGTGGAGGTGGCCCCCGACCTCGAGGTGGAGGTCCTGGCCGTGGAGGGCGGCGGCGAGGCGCGGGTCCGGCTGCACTACCGGGGAGGGCTCGCCCGGGTCCTCGACCGGCGCGGGGAAGTTCCGCTGCCGCCCTACATCCGCCGGGCGCCGGAGGCCCCCGACCGCCGCCGCTACCAGACGGTCTACGCCGCGCGGACGGGTTCCGTGGCGGCCCCGACCGCCGGACTCCACTTCAGCCGGGGGCTGCTGGAGGAGATCCGGGCCGCGGGGGTCCGGGTGGCCCGGGTCACCCTCCACGTGGGCTACGGGACCTTCGCGCCCATCCGGGTGGACGACGTCCGGGCGCACCGGATCCACGAGGAATGGGTCTCGGTGCCGGCCGAGGCCGTGGCGGCCGTGGCCGAGACCCGGCGGGCCGGCGGGCGCGTGGTTGCCGTGGGCACCACCACGGTCCGGGCCCTGGAATGGGCGGCGGAGGGCGAGGGGGGGCTCGAGCCGCGGGAGGGGGCCTGCGGCCTCTACATCCTCCCGGGGCACCGGTTCCGGGTGGTGGACGCCCTCGTCACCAACTTCCACCTGCCCCGGTCCTCGCTGCTGGTGCTGGTGGCGGCCTTCGCCGGGCTGGACCCGGTGCTTCGGGCCTACGCCCATGCCCGGGACCGCGGCTACCGGTTCTACAGCTACGGAGACGCCATGCTGATCCTCTGA
- a CDS encoding DUF2065 domain-containing protein, protein MKLLVCLLGLVLVVEGLPYFAFPEKMQGWLRQLSEIPPGHLRWIGLASTLFGLALCYLGRRSGLLP, encoded by the coding sequence ATGAAGCTCCTCGTCTGTCTCCTCGGTCTCGTCCTGGTCGTGGAGGGACTTCCCTACTTCGCCTTCCCGGAGAAGATGCAGGGGTGGCTCCGGCAGCTTTCGGAGATCCCGCCGGGCCACCTCCGGTGGATCGGCCTGGCCAGCACCCTCTTCGGGCTGGCCCTCTGCTACCTGGGAAGGCGAAGCGGCCTCCTCCCGTGA
- a CDS encoding 5-formyltetrahydrofolate cyclo-ligase, whose product MKPAADDTETLRRQMLARRDDIAPELRDDWSARITERLEELPAYRSAALPMAFVSFRSEVDTRRHIRTRLARGLPLAVPKTDPLHRRLVPYRVTGMDDLVPGLYGIPEPDPERAAPVAPSDIDLVLVPGSVFDLRGGRYGYGGGYYDRFLAHEAPGALRVGLGFDFQVLDQIPLGPYDQRLDVLVTERRTLFFSR is encoded by the coding sequence ATGAAGCCCGCGGCCGACGACACCGAGACCCTCCGGCGCCAGATGCTGGCCCGGCGGGATGACATCGCCCCGGAACTCCGGGACGACTGGAGTGCGCGGATCACCGAACGGCTGGAAGAGCTTCCGGCCTACCGGTCGGCCGCCCTCCCCATGGCCTTCGTCTCCTTTCGAAGCGAGGTGGACACCCGCCGGCACATCCGGACCCGCCTCGCCCGCGGACTGCCCCTGGCCGTCCCCAAGACCGATCCGCTCCACCGGCGCCTCGTCCCCTACCGGGTCACCGGGATGGACGACCTCGTCCCGGGCCTCTACGGCATCCCGGAACCCGACCCGGAAAGGGCCGCCCCGGTGGCCCCCTCGGACATCGACCTGGTCCTCGTCCCGGGCAGCGTCTTCGACCTCCGGGGCGGGCGCTACGGCTACGGCGGCGGCTACTACGACCGGTTCCTGGCCCATGAGGCCCCCGGCGCCCTCCGAGTGGGGCTCGGGTTCGACTTCCAGGTCCTGGACCAGATCCCCCTGGGGCCCTACGATCAGCGGCTGGACGTCCTGGTCACCGAGCGGCGCACCCTCTTCTTCTCCCGGTGA
- a CDS encoding FKBP-type peptidyl-prolyl cis-trans isomerase — translation MPDAGAERKVVEPGLLVVVEYEVRLASGRVVDSSEKSGGAAAFVCGAGDFPRPVEEGIVGLSVGDRKVIVVPPAFGYGAYDPRRVVLVASERMAGEVEAGKVVKAPDEFGIRRPALVRAVWEGVVLVDFNHPLAGKDLHFEVVVRDVRPAGEAPAAAPAAS, via the coding sequence GTGCCGGACGCCGGGGCGGAGCGCAAGGTGGTGGAGCCGGGCCTCCTGGTGGTGGTGGAGTACGAGGTGCGCCTTGCCTCCGGGAGGGTCGTGGACTCGTCCGAGAAGTCCGGGGGGGCCGCGGCCTTCGTCTGCGGCGCCGGCGACTTTCCCCGTCCCGTGGAGGAGGGGATCGTGGGGCTCTCGGTGGGCGATCGCAAGGTCATCGTGGTCCCGCCGGCCTTCGGCTACGGCGCCTACGATCCCCGGCGGGTGGTGCTGGTGGCCAGCGAGCGCATGGCCGGGGAGGTGGAGGCCGGGAAGGTGGTCAAGGCCCCGGACGAGTTCGGCATCCGCCGGCCGGCCCTGGTGCGGGCCGTCTGGGAGGGGGTCGTCCTCGTGGACTTCAACCATCCCCTGGCGGGCAAGGACCTCCACTTCGAGGTGGTGGTCCGGGACGTCCGGCCGGCCGGGGAGGCGCCGGCGGCGGCTCCGGCGGCTTCTTGA
- a CDS encoding phosphoheptose isomerase — protein sequence MIIRPSSLSPEAKNEILQRFWRRDPSLWAAEPERQAAVANRLGWLDVHRKMRDAVPDLLAFAADVRERGIRRVVLLGMGGSSLCPLVLAHIFGPAEGHPELVVLDTTDPREIQAVADGADWSSTLFVVASKSGTTVEPNAQYAFFRELVAGAVADPGRHFVAITDPGSPLEELAERDGFLRVFLNPPDIGGRYSALSLFGLVPAALLGMDLGRLLDRAEEMVRRCGPDVAWEENPGCRLGEFLGEYANQSRDKLTLLADAPIRPFGLWLEQLLAESTGKETMGIVPIFGETTGIPGFYGGERIFAYLRLAGVPESESLGDFVRELREAEFPVEEVELRDPYDLGGEFFRWEMATALASHFIGVNAFDEPDVGSAKAKTREVMERYRSEGKMPVKFWVDPQSEIHFRASKLLAPSMKSLSRTLRDIFEVLPSWGYLGFLPYLPYDPRVEELIRDMRHLVRQERGCATTLGFGPRYLHSTGQIYKGGPMSGAFIIFTRRREADYPEIPGLGMSFWHLQFAQAAGDFEALSEARRRVVHVHLPADYALGLESFGKVLSRAVRL from the coding sequence TTGATCATCCGCCCGTCGTCCCTCTCCCCCGAAGCAAAGAACGAGATCCTCCAGCGCTTCTGGCGCCGGGACCCGTCCCTGTGGGCCGCCGAGCCGGAACGGCAGGCCGCCGTGGCGAACCGGCTGGGCTGGCTGGACGTCCACCGGAAGATGCGGGACGCGGTCCCGGATCTCTTGGCCTTCGCCGCCGACGTCCGCGAACGCGGCATCCGGCGGGTGGTGCTCCTCGGCATGGGGGGGTCGAGCCTGTGCCCGCTGGTGCTCGCGCACATCTTCGGCCCCGCCGAGGGACACCCGGAGCTGGTGGTCCTCGACACCACCGACCCCCGCGAGATCCAGGCCGTGGCCGACGGCGCGGACTGGTCCTCCACCCTCTTCGTCGTGGCCAGCAAGTCGGGCACCACCGTGGAACCCAACGCCCAGTACGCCTTCTTCCGCGAGCTCGTGGCCGGGGCGGTGGCCGACCCGGGCCGCCACTTCGTGGCCATCACCGATCCAGGTTCCCCCCTGGAGGAGCTGGCCGAACGGGACGGCTTCCTCCGGGTGTTCCTGAACCCCCCGGACATCGGCGGCCGGTACTCCGCCCTGTCCCTCTTCGGGCTCGTGCCGGCCGCGCTCCTGGGGATGGACCTCGGGCGGCTGCTCGACCGGGCCGAGGAGATGGTCCGCCGGTGCGGGCCCGACGTCGCCTGGGAGGAGAACCCGGGATGCCGCCTGGGCGAGTTCCTCGGGGAATACGCCAACCAGAGCCGCGACAAGCTCACCCTGCTCGCCGACGCCCCCATCCGGCCCTTCGGGCTCTGGCTGGAGCAGCTCTTGGCCGAGAGCACCGGCAAGGAGACCATGGGGATCGTGCCCATCTTCGGCGAGACCACCGGCATTCCGGGCTTCTACGGGGGCGAGCGGATCTTCGCCTACCTCCGGCTGGCCGGGGTGCCCGAGTCGGAGAGCCTCGGCGACTTCGTTCGCGAGCTCCGGGAGGCGGAGTTTCCCGTGGAGGAGGTCGAACTCCGGGACCCCTACGACCTCGGCGGGGAGTTCTTCCGCTGGGAGATGGCCACGGCCCTGGCCTCCCACTTCATCGGTGTCAACGCCTTCGACGAGCCGGACGTGGGCAGCGCCAAGGCCAAGACCCGGGAGGTCATGGAACGCTACCGCTCGGAGGGAAAGATGCCGGTGAAGTTCTGGGTGGATCCCCAGAGCGAGATCCACTTCCGGGCCTCCAAGCTGCTGGCCCCTTCCATGAAGAGCCTGTCCAGGACCCTCCGGGACATCTTCGAGGTGCTCCCCTCCTGGGGCTACCTGGGTTTCCTGCCGTACCTTCCCTACGACCCCCGGGTGGAGGAGTTGATCCGCGACATGCGCCACCTCGTCCGCCAGGAGCGCGGGTGCGCCACCACCCTGGGGTTCGGCCCCCGTTACCTCCACTCCACGGGGCAGATCTACAAGGGCGGCCCCATGTCCGGCGCCTTCATCATCTTCACCCGGCGCCGCGAGGCGGACTACCCGGAGATCCCCGGCCTCGGCATGAGCTTCTGGCATCTCCAGTTCGCCCAGGCGGCCGGGGATTTCGAGGCGCTCTCCGAGGCACGGCGCCGGGTCGTCCACGTCCACCTGCCGGCGGACTATGCCCTCGGGCTCGAGAGTTTCGGCAAGGTGCTCTCCCGGGCGGTTCGGCTCTGA
- a CDS encoding ATP-grasp domain-containing protein, producing MSDAPPETGIRIVRDNRTFRELYPDLRAGDVVVGLLNLKPTEESLFLDLSERGVRLFPPALAQHLSRSKCLQAMVLGRWMVPDTFVARDRHDLVRQLNRYGARGHGAVVTKQNRFNCGLGIHRWESLEAVYNQACFGSLAYPFVVQPFLEGARDIRVVILGDYVEAYWRENPNSFRNNLFFGGRSGHHRLTPEQEALCRDAMARGRFPYAHVDLLVAPDGTAYLSEINLRGGLKGARIDHRAYQEKIEELNAAFLREVTGEAPPAEPRT from the coding sequence TTGAGCGACGCCCCGCCGGAGACCGGCATCCGCATCGTCCGCGACAACCGCACCTTCCGCGAGCTCTACCCCGATCTCCGGGCCGGGGACGTGGTGGTGGGGCTCCTCAACCTCAAGCCCACCGAGGAATCCCTCTTCCTCGACCTCTCCGAGCGGGGGGTGCGGCTCTTCCCGCCCGCCCTCGCCCAGCATCTGAGCCGGTCGAAGTGCCTCCAGGCCATGGTCCTCGGCCGGTGGATGGTCCCCGACACCTTCGTGGCCCGGGACCGGCACGACCTGGTCCGCCAGCTGAACCGCTACGGCGCCAGGGGCCACGGGGCGGTGGTGACCAAGCAGAACCGCTTCAACTGCGGGCTCGGAATCCACCGGTGGGAAAGCCTCGAAGCGGTCTACAACCAGGCCTGCTTCGGGAGTCTCGCCTATCCCTTCGTGGTCCAGCCCTTCCTGGAAGGAGCCCGCGACATCCGGGTCGTGATCCTGGGCGACTACGTGGAGGCCTACTGGCGAGAGAACCCCAACTCCTTTCGAAACAACCTCTTCTTCGGGGGGCGGTCAGGACACCACCGTCTCACGCCCGAGCAGGAGGCCCTCTGCCGCGACGCCATGGCGCGAGGGCGCTTCCCCTACGCCCACGTGGATCTCCTCGTGGCACCGGACGGCACCGCGTACCTGTCGGAGATCAACCTCCGGGGCGGTCTCAAGGGCGCCCGGATCGACCACCGGGCCTACCAGGAAAAGATCGAGGAGCTCAACGCCGCCTTCCTCCGGGAGGTCACCGGCGAAGCGCCCCCGGCCGAACCGCGGACGTAA
- a CDS encoding YbhB/YbcL family Raf kinase inhibitor-like protein, which produces MEHARFIAAVLGLCAVLLVHAAEGRRAMELSSPAFTDGATLPIRFARAPAGGRNLSPPLAWSAPPEGTRSLALAVVDPHPVARNWVHWLVVDIPPETRALAEGASPGGLPPGARELVNSFGQPGYGGPQPPPGTGPHPYVFTLYALKVRHLDLPDRCRLADFQAAIRGAVLAESRLTGYLGR; this is translated from the coding sequence ATGGAACATGCCCGGTTCATCGCCGCCGTGCTGGGTCTTTGTGCCGTCCTCCTGGTCCACGCGGCGGAAGGGAGGCGAGCCATGGAGCTGTCATCCCCTGCCTTCACCGACGGCGCCACCCTGCCCATCCGCTTCGCCAGGGCCCCTGCCGGCGGCCGGAACCTCTCCCCGCCGCTCGCCTGGTCCGCCCCTCCCGAGGGCACCCGGTCCCTGGCCCTGGCCGTGGTGGACCCGCACCCGGTGGCCCGCAACTGGGTGCATTGGCTGGTGGTGGACATCCCCCCCGAGACGCGGGCACTGGCGGAGGGGGCCTCGCCGGGCGGCCTCCCGCCCGGGGCCCGGGAGCTGGTCAATTCCTTCGGCCAGCCGGGCTACGGCGGCCCGCAGCCGCCGCCGGGGACCGGCCCCCACCCCTACGTCTTCACCCTCTACGCCCTGAAGGTCCGCCATCTCGACCTGCCGGACCGGTGCCGGCTTGCGGACTTCCAGGCGGCGATCCGGGGGGCCGTCCTGGCGGAAAGCCGCCTGACGGGGTATCTTGGCCGTTGA
- a CDS encoding potassium channel family protein, with protein sequence MKGMLPGRYSRRWARLSALLLLLWAAGVGGYMWIEGWSFRDALYMTTISLTTVGYEEVHPLSPEGRSFTVGLLLVGVGFFFYALGLLSQAVLEGHLRGFWERRRMEKAIDKLNHHFIICGYGRIGRTIQRTISERGIPVVVVENQREVVEELSAAGLLYVEGDATQDEVLLTAGVERARGVICVLHSDADNVYVTLTARAINPGLMIVARADDANAEKKMIQAGADRVISPYEIGARRMALAVLQPTVTEFLDLAVHSTALDLKIEQVELAEDSPLVGRSLAEAAIREETGVTVLAVQQLENHMFLGPPPSYVLRGGDILVVMGDGRGLAAFRDLASAGTREA encoded by the coding sequence ATGAAGGGGATGCTCCCGGGCCGGTATTCCCGCCGGTGGGCCCGGCTCTCGGCCCTGCTCCTCCTGCTCTGGGCCGCGGGGGTGGGGGGGTACATGTGGATCGAGGGCTGGAGCTTCCGGGACGCCCTCTACATGACCACCATCTCCCTCACCACCGTGGGCTACGAGGAGGTGCACCCCCTCTCCCCCGAGGGCCGGAGCTTCACCGTCGGACTGCTGCTCGTGGGGGTGGGCTTCTTCTTCTATGCCCTCGGCTTGCTCAGCCAGGCCGTGCTCGAGGGGCACCTCAGGGGATTCTGGGAGCGACGACGCATGGAAAAGGCCATCGACAAGCTCAACCACCACTTCATCATCTGCGGTTACGGCCGGATCGGCCGGACCATCCAGCGCACCATCTCCGAGCGGGGCATCCCGGTGGTGGTGGTCGAGAACCAGCGGGAGGTCGTGGAGGAGCTTTCGGCGGCGGGGCTCCTCTACGTGGAGGGGGACGCCACCCAGGACGAGGTCTTGTTGACCGCCGGGGTGGAGCGGGCCCGGGGGGTCATCTGCGTCCTCCACTCGGACGCCGACAACGTCTACGTGACCCTCACCGCCCGGGCCATCAACCCCGGGCTCATGATCGTGGCCCGGGCCGACGATGCCAACGCCGAGAAGAAGATGATCCAGGCGGGGGCCGACCGGGTCATCTCCCCCTACGAGATCGGCGCGCGGCGGATGGCCCTGGCCGTCCTGCAGCCCACCGTCACCGAGTTCCTCGACCTGGCGGTCCACTCCACGGCACTCGACTTGAAGATCGAGCAGGTGGAGCTGGCCGAGGACAGCCCCCTGGTGGGGCGGAGCCTCGCCGAGGCCGCCATCCGGGAGGAGACCGGCGTGACCGTCCTGGCGGTGCAGCAGCTGGAGAACCACATGTTCCTGGGGCCGCCGCCGTCCTACGTCCTGCGCGGCGGCGATATCCTGGTGGTCATGGGGGACGGGCGGGGGCTGGCGGCCTTCCGGGACCTGGCCTCGGCGGGGACAAGGGAGGCTTGA
- a CDS encoding YgaP family membrane protein, with product MYRARTDSWYLERIVFVIAGVVVLGGTILGIVHHPYWFALPILAGLNMLIFAFTGFCPAAIVLYKLGARPMCGRPEA from the coding sequence ATGTATCGCGCCAGAACCGACAGCTGGTACCTCGAACGCATCGTGTTCGTCATCGCCGGTGTGGTGGTGCTCGGGGGCACCATCCTCGGCATCGTGCACCATCCCTACTGGTTCGCCCTTCCCATCCTGGCCGGCCTCAACATGTTGATCTTCGCCTTCACGGGGTTCTGCCCGGCGGCCATCGTCTTGTACAAGCTGGGCGCCAGGCCCATGTGCGGGCGGCCGGAGGCCTGA
- a CDS encoding diacylglycerol/lipid kinase family protein, translated as MDCLFLVNPTSGNGAGRRLAARLEAASPPDVGVQVVFTDPGRLERQVTSLAPGRDLVVAAGGDGTATRVGRGLLELAAPPSLAVVPLGTGNDLARSLGWLRVWRAGGLEAFWAGVAAGRVAALDVWQFGAGRPFLCYASFGLDARVVEGFSRGRGSGPRWLHNLRYLAHGLRQAMAFPGPRSALRLELRGAGRREGSRVTAEPAVLLAGNIDSYAGGARLARDAHWGDGLIEIYLFSTVAAYVRFVLAARLPRFRAPECSFRARGVEIRGTGPFPVQVDGEWAGRLYPDGAFTIEPVRALPVLVPPADFAVREFTGVRWTAPAPVHPPVPTTFGE; from the coding sequence ATGGATTGTCTCTTCCTCGTCAACCCCACCTCCGGCAACGGCGCCGGCCGGCGCCTGGCCGCCCGGCTCGAGGCGGCCTCCCCGCCGGACGTGGGCGTCCAGGTCGTCTTCACGGACCCGGGCCGGCTCGAACGCCAGGTGACCTCCCTGGCCCCGGGCCGGGACCTCGTCGTGGCGGCCGGGGGGGACGGGACGGCCACCCGGGTGGGCCGGGGGCTCCTGGAGCTGGCCGCGCCGCCCTCCCTGGCGGTGGTACCCCTCGGGACGGGCAACGACCTCGCGCGCAGCCTCGGGTGGCTCCGCGTGTGGCGGGCCGGGGGGCTGGAGGCCTTCTGGGCCGGGGTGGCCGCCGGCCGGGTGGCGGCCCTGGACGTATGGCAATTCGGCGCCGGCCGGCCCTTCCTGTGCTACGCCAGCTTCGGACTGGACGCCCGGGTGGTGGAGGGCTTCAGCCGGGGCCGCGGGTCCGGGCCCCGCTGGCTCCACAACCTGCGGTACCTGGCCCACGGGCTCCGGCAGGCGATGGCCTTCCCGGGACCCCGTTCCGCCCTGCGGCTCGAGCTCCGCGGTGCCGGCCGGCGGGAGGGCTCCCGGGTGACGGCGGAACCGGCGGTGCTGTTGGCCGGCAACATCGACTCCTACGCGGGGGGCGCCAGGCTCGCCCGGGACGCCCACTGGGGCGACGGTCTCATCGAGATCTACCTGTTCTCCACGGTGGCCGCCTACGTCCGCTTCGTCCTCGCCGCGCGGCTGCCCCGCTTCCGCGCGCCGGAATGCAGCTTCCGGGCCCGCGGGGTGGAGATCCGGGGCACCGGTCCCTTCCCCGTTCAGGTCGACGGGGAGTGGGCCGGCCGCCTCTACCCGGACGGCGCCTTCACCATCGAGCCCGTCAGGGCGCTCCCCGTCCTCGTCCCCCCGGCGGACTTCGCCGTCCGGGAGTTCACCGGGGTGCGCTGGACCGCCCCCGCCCCGGTCCATCCGCCGGTCCCCACCACCTTCGGGGAATGA
- a CDS encoding sigma-54-dependent transcriptional regulator, which yields MEPGTFRILVVDDERPLATLLSRILQDAGYQVETAHSGREALERVGAFSPNLVLTDLKMPDISGLELLRQVRSERPEVDFILLTAYATVETAVQAMKDGALDYLVKPLKEPEELRLAVRRALERQALVAASDVLRGKLAEGLPPPEILFAGMPEVEREIREVAGTEATVLLLGESGTGKSLVARAIHHLSGKDGPFVEINCAAIPETLIESELFGHERGAFTGAVKTRRGKFELAQGGTLFLDEIGELPLPAQGKLLRVVQDRAFERVGGTSTLITDARLVAATNQDLARATTERRFREDLYYRLNVFPVTLPPLRARRDALPRIAAHLVETIAARVGKKVRPPEGADYERLADYPWPGNIRELYNYLERAIILSREGRLMLSPPGGAPPPGSAPSGPETGPVKTLQEREREAIEEALRQTGGHRRKAAELLGISLRTLQYKLKAYGLSGRRGQDRPADETPAG from the coding sequence ATGGAACCCGGAACCTTCAGGATCCTCGTCGTCGACGACGAAAGGCCCCTGGCCACCCTCCTCTCCCGCATCCTCCAGGACGCGGGCTACCAGGTGGAGACCGCCCACAGCGGCCGCGAGGCCCTGGAACGGGTGGGGGCGTTCTCGCCCAACCTGGTGCTCACCGACCTCAAGATGCCCGACATCTCCGGGCTCGAACTCCTCCGGCAGGTGCGCTCGGAGCGGCCCGAGGTGGACTTCATCCTGCTCACCGCCTACGCCACCGTGGAGACCGCCGTCCAGGCCATGAAGGACGGGGCCCTGGACTACCTCGTCAAGCCGCTCAAGGAACCGGAGGAACTCCGGCTCGCCGTTCGCCGGGCCCTGGAGCGCCAGGCCCTCGTGGCCGCCAGCGACGTCCTCCGGGGGAAACTCGCAGAGGGGCTCCCGCCGCCGGAGATCCTCTTCGCCGGCATGCCCGAGGTGGAACGGGAGATCCGAGAGGTGGCGGGCACCGAGGCCACCGTGCTCCTCCTCGGGGAGAGCGGCACGGGAAAGAGCCTCGTGGCGCGGGCCATCCACCACCTGAGCGGCAAGGACGGGCCCTTCGTGGAGATCAACTGCGCCGCCATCCCCGAGACCCTCATCGAGTCCGAGCTCTTCGGCCACGAGCGCGGGGCCTTCACCGGGGCGGTCAAGACCCGACGGGGCAAGTTCGAGCTGGCCCAGGGGGGCACGCTCTTCCTGGACGAGATCGGGGAGCTGCCACTCCCCGCCCAGGGCAAGCTCCTCCGGGTGGTGCAGGACCGGGCCTTCGAGCGGGTGGGCGGGACGTCGACCCTGATCACCGACGCCCGCCTCGTGGCCGCCACCAACCAGGACCTCGCCCGGGCCACCACCGAAAGGCGCTTCCGGGAAGACCTCTACTACCGGCTCAACGTCTTCCCCGTCACCCTGCCGCCCCTCCGGGCCCGGCGGGACGCCCTGCCCCGGATCGCCGCCCACCTCGTGGAAACCATCGCGGCCCGGGTGGGCAAGAAGGTGCGCCCGCCGGAAGGGGCGGACTACGAGAGGCTGGCGGACTACCCCTGGCCCGGCAACATCCGGGAGCTCTACAACTACCTCGAGCGGGCCATCATCCTGAGCCGGGAGGGCCGCCTGATGCTCTCGCCCCCCGGCGGCGCACCGCCGCCGGGGTCCGCCCCTTCCGGGCCCGAGACGGGCCCGGTGAAGACCCTCCAGGAGCGGGAGCGGGAGGCCATCGAGGAGGCCCTGCGCCAGACGGGGGGGCACCGCCGCAAGGCGGCGGAACTGCTGGGCATCTCCCTCCGGACCCTCCAGTACAAGCTGAAGGCCTACGGCCTTTCGGGCCGGCGGGGACAGGACCGCCCCGCGGATGAGACACCCGCGGGATGA
- a CDS encoding DUF1178 family protein, translating into MIAFDLRCDNDHVFEAWFKDGAAYEAQQEEGRLCCPVCGSCSVRKAPSAVAVRTGPPRDGPDPRHALAVLVHRVAKAIRETTEDVGHRFAEEALKMHYGASEPRNIRGVATAEEEEMLRREEVPFFKFPLPDEEKGSH; encoded by the coding sequence ATGATCGCCTTCGACCTTCGGTGCGACAACGACCACGTCTTCGAGGCGTGGTTCAAGGACGGCGCCGCCTACGAGGCCCAGCAGGAGGAAGGGCGCCTCTGCTGTCCCGTCTGCGGCAGCTGTTCCGTCCGCAAGGCCCCGTCCGCCGTGGCCGTCCGCACGGGGCCGCCCCGGGACGGCCCGGACCCGCGCCATGCCCTGGCCGTCCTCGTCCACCGGGTGGCCAAGGCCATCCGGGAGACCACCGAGGACGTCGGCCACCGGTTCGCCGAGGAGGCCTTGAAGATGCACTACGGCGCGTCCGAGCCGCGGAACATCCGGGGAGTGGCCACCGCCGAGGAGGAAGAGATGCTGCGCCGGGAAGAGGTCCCGTTCTTCAAGTTCCCGCTCCCTGACGAGGAGAAGGGAAGCCACTGA